A stretch of DNA from Dokdonia sp. PRO95:
ATGTGCATGCTCTGCAATATCTTCCTCGTGTGTTACTAGGATTACGGTATTTCCTGCAGCATGGATTGCATCAAAAAGTGCCATAATCTCAACACCAGTTTTTGAGTCAAGGTTACCTGTAGGTTCATCTGCAAGGATGATGGATGGTTTATTTACTAGAGCACGACCTACTGCAACACGCTGTCGTTGTCCTCCTGAAAGTTGGTTAGGTTTGTGGTCCATACGATCGGCAAGACCTACATCTGTGAGAACCTCTTCGGCACGAGCATTACGTGCAGATTTTGAAAGCCCAGCATAAACCATTGGTAAGGCTACATTGTCAAGAGCTGTGGTTCTAGGAAGTAAATTAAACGTTTGGAATACAAAACCTATTTCTGTGTTGCGTACTTCAGCTAGCTCATCATCTGTCATCTGGCTTACATCACGTCCATTAAGAACATAGGATCCAGCGGTAGGAGTATCAAGACAACCCAAAAGATTCATAAGTGTAGACTTACCTGAACCAGAAGGCCCCATGAAAGCAACATACTCGCCCTTATCAATATCAAGATCTATACCCTTGAGCACGTGCACAGTTTCTGTTCCCAATGGGAAGTCACGAATGATGTTTCTAATTTTAATAAGGTTGCCCATAGAATGTTCGGTTTGCTATAAGAAGAGATTAACGCCTAAATGTTACACAATTTATGTAAAAAATTATCTAGTAGATAGGAACCGTAACGTTTTAAAATTAGCATTTGCTATTGTCTAATAACTATCCTAGTGGATTGTGTGCTATTAGTAGCGTGATGAAATGGCATTACAGTCTAATGTAAAAGTCTTCCTTAGCCTGCTGTGGTCTGAAGAATACCATCCCAAAATGAAAAGCATCTATGGTCGCAGATATTTCTGGTATTTTCTTAATAGTTTGCCAGGCTTCTGTCATTTCTGGTGACCAGTGAATGTCGTCAAACATCCAGACAGTATCTGCTGTAGTTGTGCGAAGAAGTGATGATACATAATCTAGCGTGGCTTGCTTAGAGTGATTTCCGTCAAAATATATGAATTCAAACTTTTTATGATTGTGTTTTACAATCTCATCATTAAAGTCTCCTACGCAAAGCGTTACGTTAGTCACGTTTGCAGCATCTAGCTCCTTTTTTGCTACGGCCGCAGTATTAGGGCAGCCTTCTATAGTAGTGACATGTGCTGTGTTTTGAATAGCGAGTGCTGCCGTGGCAACCCCTAGCGAAGTACCAAGTTCTAATACCTCTTTAGGTTGAAAATATGCCATAAGACGTTGCAGTAAAAGCACTCTTTTATGAGTAGCTCCAGCATATCTAGCAATGTCTCTTACTTTTCGTTGAGCCGATTTAAACACTCGTGAACCTGCACCAAAATCCATGACCTCAATGCTCGTCTCGTTATCTAGTAGGGCTTTCTTGTATGTGTTGATTTTTTGTGAAATAGCAGGATCAGACGTGCCACGCAATACCTCTTTCTCTAACTTAAATATAAACGGAGAATGTATCCCATGCAGGTGAAATGTCTTTGGGAGCCATTTTAAATAGGTGATTATGGAGTGTTTGTACTGGTTCACTTTGTAGGATATGAGCTATTTTGAGGTGTTCTTTATAATTGAGGTGGTCGTTTATAATGGTTTATCCTTCCATCTTAGATGATAATTCAAACCATCGCTCCTCTTTTGAGGATATAGCGTCTATTATTTTCTGTAATTTCAGGCTTTCTTCGGTGATTTGATCTTGAGTAAGGTCAGGGTTTAAAAATACCTTCTGCTTTTCTTCTTTCTCGCGTTCTAGTTTTGCTATATCACGCTCTAATTTTGTATGTTCTTTTTGCTCATTATAACTAAGCGTTCCTGTGTGCTGTTGCTCTTTCCAAGATTTTGTTTCGGCAGCAGCGGCGTCCATAGATTCGTTAAACTTCTGCTTATTCTCTAGCTGTGCTTGTTCTTTTTCTGCTTTCGCGAAAGCGTTACTTATCCCTCCCTCGTAAGCTCTAAAATCTGAGTAATTACCTGGAAAATCTTCTACTACAGCGTCACCTTTAAAAACAAAAAGGTGATCTACAATCTTATCCATAAAGTATCGGTCGTGAGAAACCACCACGAGGCAACCTGGGAAATCTAGTAAAAATTGTTCTAATACGTTAAGTGTTACAACGTCCAGGTCGTTTGTAGGTTCATCAAGAATCAAGAAGTTAGGATTCTGGATAAAAATAGTACATAAGTAAAGACGCTTACGCTCTCCACCACTCAATCGCTCTACAAAATCATATT
This window harbors:
- a CDS encoding ABC transporter ATP-binding protein codes for the protein MGNLIKIRNIIRDFPLGTETVHVLKGIDLDIDKGEYVAFMGPSGSGKSTLMNLLGCLDTPTAGSYVLNGRDVSQMTDDELAEVRNTEIGFVFQTFNLLPRTTALDNVALPMVYAGLSKSARNARAEEVLTDVGLADRMDHKPNQLSGGQRQRVAVGRALVNKPSIILADEPTGNLDSKTGVEIMALFDAIHAAGNTVILVTHEEDIAEHAHRVIRLRDGVIESDTRNK
- a CDS encoding class I SAM-dependent methyltransferase; this translates as MNQYKHSIITYLKWLPKTFHLHGIHSPFIFKLEKEVLRGTSDPAISQKINTYKKALLDNETSIEVMDFGAGSRVFKSAQRKVRDIARYAGATHKRVLLLQRLMAYFQPKEVLELGTSLGVATAALAIQNTAHVTTIEGCPNTAAVAKKELDAANVTNVTLCVGDFNDEIVKHNHKKFEFIYFDGNHSKQATLDYVSSLLRTTTADTVWMFDDIHWSPEMTEAWQTIKKIPEISATIDAFHFGMVFFRPQQAKEDFYIRL